The Balearica regulorum gibbericeps isolate bBalReg1 chromosome 22, bBalReg1.pri, whole genome shotgun sequence genome includes a region encoding these proteins:
- the RPA2 gene encoding replication protein A 32 kDa subunit codes for MASAASPRPPPIGRSRKMEGCDWLLAGGAAPMDWAGAGGARRGGARGPAGARRSVSAMWSGHGTFDGGYGTVGSSGPAGGYTQSPGGFGSPAGTQAEKKQRIRSQNIVPCTVSQLLAAEQVDETFRIRDVEISQVTIMGIIRHAEKAPTNILYKVDDMTAAPMDVRQWVDTDEAGGENVVVPPGTYVKVAGHLRSFQNKKSLVAFKIMPLENMNEFTTHILEIVNAHMILRKNLMSASRVPQSFSSAGISDAGGYGGGGSLPVNGLTAHQSQVLNLIKNCPVPEGMSLQELKLQLHNMSMSTIKQAVEFLSSEGHIYSTVDDDHYKSTDAE; via the exons TCTGGCCGGCGGAGCGGCGCCCATGGATTGGGCAGGAGCCGGCGGCGCGAGGAGGGGCGGCGCGCGCGGGCCGGCGGGCGCCCGACGTTCGGTCTCCGCCATGTGGAGCGGGCACG GTACCTTTGACGGCGGGTACGGCACTGTGGGCTCCTCGGGGCCCGCGGGCGGCTACACGCAGTCCCCGGGCGGCTTCGGCTCGCCCGCCGGCACCCAGGCGGAGAAGAAGCAG AGGATCCGCTCCCAGAACATCGTGCCCTGCACCGTGTCGCAGCTGCTGGCAGCCGAGCAGGTCGACGAGACCTTCCGGATCCGCGATGTGGAGATCTCCCAG GTCACCATTATGGGGATTATTCGGCACGCGGAGAAGGCACCGACAAACATTCTCTACAAAGTGGATGACATGACAGCAGCCCCGATGGACGTCAGGCAGTGGGTTGATACTGAT GAGGCAGGTGGCGAGAATGTGGTGGTACCTCCAGGAACTTATGTAAAAGTAGCTGGTCATCTTCGTTCTTTCCAG aataagaaaagctTGGTGGCATTTAAGATCATGCCTCTGGAAAATATGAATGAGTTCACCACACACATACTAGAGATTGTCAACGCACATATGATCCTCAGAAAAAATCTTATG TCAGCATCAAGGGTGCCGCAGTCATTTTCCTCCGCTGGGATCAGTGACGCAGGGGGCTATGGAGGAGGTGGCAGCCTACCAGTGAACGGACTCACAGCGCATCAGAGTCAG GTGCTGAACTTGATTAAAAACTGTCCTGTCCCAGAAGGTATGAGTCTTCAAGAGTTGAAACTTCAGCTCCACAATATGAGCATGTCAACAATCAA gcAAGCTGTTGAATTCCTTAGCAGTGAGGGACACATCTACTCTACTGTGGATGATGATCACTATAAGTCAACGGATGCTGAGTGA